A region of the Kaistia geumhonensis genome:
AGCGGTTGCCGTTCAACCCCGGCGCGGTCGGAGCGACCGCGCAGAATCCCGTCCCGAGCGCGCAAGAGCCGTCCGAGCCAGCCCGAGAGCCACCCGATGTCGAGCCATCCCATCCGCGCCGTGCTGACCGATATCGAGGGCACGACCTCGTCGATCGCCTTCGTCAAGGACGTGCTGTTTCCCTTCGCGCGCACCCGCCTCGCCGGCTATGTCGCAGAGCATGGCGACGAGCCTGCCGTCGCAGCCGCTCTCGCCGATGCGCGGCGTCTGGCGGGCGACGAGACGCTCGATCGCGACGGCACCGTCGCGCTGCTGCAATCCTGGATCGACGCCGACCGGAAGGCGACGCCGCTCAAGACGCTGCAGGGCCTCATATGGGAGGACGGCTACCGCTCGGGAAGCCTCAAGGGCGACATCTATCCCGACGCGGCCGAATTCCTCGCCCGCTGGCGCAACGAGGGCGTCGCGCTCTATGTCTATTCCTCCGGCTCGGTGCTCGCGCAGAAGCTGATCTTCGGCCATACCGAGTTCGGCGACCTGACGGTCCTGTTCTCGGGCTTCTTCGACACGACGGTCGGCCCCAAGACCGACCATGCCTCCTATGCCGCCATCGCCGAAGTGGCCGACCTGCCGCCCTTCCGCATGCTGTTCCTCTCCGACAACACGGCCGAGCTCGACGCCGCCCGCGAGGCCGGCTTCCGGACCATCGCGCTCGACCGCGGCGAGGTGGTGCTGCCCGAGGGCCACGGCCATCCCGTCGCGACCAACTTCTCGCAGATCGACGCGCTCGAAGGCACGCTGAAGGCCTGACCATGACCACCGGGGGGAAAGGGGCGGCGACGGCCGTCGGCGCCGTCGCGATCCTGCTGTGGTCGTGCCTCGCGCTGGTCACCAGCCTGTCGCGGGCCATCCCGACATTCGAGGCGCTTGCCATCACCTTCGCCATCGGCGCGGTGACACTCTCGCTCTGCTTCCTGCCGAGGCAGGGCTTCGGCGGCATTGCGCGCTCGTTCCGCCTCTGGCCGGCCCGGGCCTGGGCGCTCGCGATCATCGGCATCTTCGCCTATCACGCGCTCTATTTCGTCGCCTTCCGCCTGGCCCCGGTCGGGCCGGTGACGGTCATCAACTATCTCTGGCCGCTCGCCATCGTGCTCTTCGCCGGGCTGCTGCCGGGCGGGGACAGCCGGCTCGGCTGGCCGCAGCTCGCGGGCGGCCTGATCGGCTTCGCCGCGACGGTGCTGCTCGTCGGCACGGGCAGCCTGACCGAGACCGCGGGCGCGCCGGCCCCGCTTCTCGGCTATGCCGCCGCGCTCGCCTGCGCCGTCCTCTGGGGACTCTATTCGGTTCTGAACAACCGCATCGCCGCGCCCGGCAGCGAGCCGATGATCGGCGTCTGCGCCGCCATCGCCGTGCTCGGCGCGCTCGGCCATGTCGCGACCGGCGAAACCTTCGTCATGCCGGACGGACGGGCGGCGCTCGCGCTGCTCGCGCTCGGCATCGGCCCGGTCGGCGCCGCCTTCGCCGCCTGGGACCATGCGACCAAGAAGGGCAATATCGCGCTTCTGGGCGCGCTCTCCTATGCGACGCCGCCGCTCTCCATGATCCTTCTGGTCGTCGCCGGCGAGGCGGAGCCGAGCTGGCGGCTGCTCGTCGCGACGCTGCTCGTCGTCGCCGGAGCCGCCCTCGCCGCGATGCCGGCCCGCCGCCGCTGACGGCTCCGCCGCGGCGTCAGGACGCCGCCGCGATGCCGTGCGGCAGCACATAGGGCGTGCCGTCTCCGGTCAGCCCGACCGCGAGCGCGACGCCGAACACATCCTCGATCAGCCCGGCCGTCAGGACCTCGGCCGGCGGCCCGTCCGCAGCGATGCGGCCCTTGCGGACGACGACGATGCGGTCGGCATGGCGCGCGGCGAGGTTGAGGTCATGCAGCACGGCCACCACCCCGCCGCCGGCGCGCGCGAATCGCTGCGCCGCCGCGAGCGCCATCAGCTGGTGGCGGAGGTCGAGGCTCGAGGTCGGCTCGTCGAGGAACAGCCACGCCGCCTGCCCGCCCGGACAGGGCTCCGGCAGCTGGCAGAGCACGCGCGCGAGATGGACACGCTGCTGCTCGCCGCCCGAGAGCTGCTGGTAGAGGCGGCCGCCGAATCCCGAGAGATCCACGGCCGAGAGCGCCGCCACGACGCGGTCGTTGGCGGCGCGGCGGTCGCGCGCGGCGAGCACGCCGAGCCGCACCACCTCGTGGACCGTGTAGGGGAAGGCGAGCGAGGAGGCCTGCGGCAGCACGGCGCGGC
Encoded here:
- a CDS encoding DMT family transporter, translated to MTTGGKGAATAVGAVAILLWSCLALVTSLSRAIPTFEALAITFAIGAVTLSLCFLPRQGFGGIARSFRLWPARAWALAIIGIFAYHALYFVAFRLAPVGPVTVINYLWPLAIVLFAGLLPGGDSRLGWPQLAGGLIGFAATVLLVGTGSLTETAGAPAPLLGYAAALACAVLWGLYSVLNNRIAAPGSEPMIGVCAAIAVLGALGHVATGETFVMPDGRAALALLALGIGPVGAAFAAWDHATKKGNIALLGALSYATPPLSMILLVVAGEAEPSWRLLVATLLVVAGAALAAMPARRR
- the mtnC gene encoding acireductone synthase, with product MSSHPIRAVLTDIEGTTSSIAFVKDVLFPFARTRLAGYVAEHGDEPAVAAALADARRLAGDETLDRDGTVALLQSWIDADRKATPLKTLQGLIWEDGYRSGSLKGDIYPDAAEFLARWRNEGVALYVYSSGSVLAQKLIFGHTEFGDLTVLFSGFFDTTVGPKTDHASYAAIAEVADLPPFRMLFLSDNTAELDAAREAGFRTIALDRGEVVLPEGHGHPVATNFSQIDALEGTLKA
- a CDS encoding heme ABC transporter ATP-binding protein; this translates as MITAEDITIRAGGNVLIDRVSLALRPGSVTAIVGPNGAGKSTLVRALTGEIAPAAGRVAIDGEDLARLAPRALAARRAVLPQASSLAFPYTVHEVVRLGVLAARDRRAANDRVVAALSAVDLSGFGGRLYQQLSGGEQQRVHLARVLCQLPEPCPGGQAAWLFLDEPTSSLDLRHQLMALAAAQRFARAGGGVVAVLHDLNLAARHADRIVVVRKGRIAADGPPAEVLTAGLIEDVFGVALAVGLTGDGTPYVLPHGIAAAS